GGTTGCCCATGGTGTAGGTCGGGAAGTAGCCCATCGCGCCCATCGCCCAGTGGATGTCCTGCATGCAGCCGCGCGCATCGTCGGGCACCGCGACGCCGAGGTACTCCTCGTACTTCGCGTTCCACGCCTCGGGCAGGTCCGCCACCGCGAGGTCGCCCTTCAGGAGCGCCCGTTCGATCTCGAAGCGGATCATGATGTGCATGTTGTAAGTCGCCTCGTCCGCCTCGACGCGGATGAGCCCGGGCGTCACGATGTTTGCGCCGCCGTAGATGTCGTCTTCGCTGATGCCCTGAATCGCGTCGCCAAAGTACTCCGCGAGTTTAGGGTAGCACCACACCCAAAACGCCCGGCTGCGTCCGACCTGGTTCTCCCACATCCGGCTCTGGCTCTCGTGGATCGACAGCCCGACCGCCTCGCCCATCGGCGTGCCGATGTGTTCCTCAAGCAGGCCCTGCTCGTAGATGCCGTGGCCGCACTCGTGCATCGTCGAGCCCAGCGCATCGTTGACGTTGTCTTCGTGGAACCGCGTCGTCAGCCGGATATCGTTGCAGTGGGTCCCGCTGCAGAATGGGTGGGTCGAGGTATCGAGTCGGCCGCGGTCGAAGTCGAAGCCGATCGCTTTGGCGATGTCGGTCACAAACGCCTTTTGCTGCTCGATCGGCAGCTTGAGTTCGTTGAACGCGTTGCTCGGGCCGGAAGCACTCCCGCGGATGTCGTCGAGCAGCGCGACCAGGCGCTCGCGCAGCGGCACAAAGACACCCGACACCTGCGCGGCCGTCATCCCCGACTCGAAGTTGTCCGCCAGCGCGTCCCACGGCTCGCCGCCGCCCGCCTCGTCCCAGCCGTAGCACTCGGCCTTGCGCAGGTTCAGCCCGACGATTTTTTCGAGCCAGGGCTTGAACGCGGCAAAGTCGTTTTGCTTCCGTGCGTCCGCCCAGATGTGCTTGGCCTGGCTCGTCGTCTGCGAGATCTCGACGACCAGCGCCTCGGGCAGCTTCGTCGCCTTGTCGTACGCCTCGCGCACCTCGCGCACGTTCACCGCTGCGATGGACGTCGGCTCGCCCATCACCGACTTGTCCGCTTCGCAGTCGCTCAGCCAGCCCTCGATCCGCGGGTCGGTGCCCATCTGGTGCGTTATCCGCGCGAGCTGCGCGAGCTGGCGGGCCCGGTGCTCGACCCCGCCCTTGGGCATCAACGCCTCCTGGTCCCAGCCCAGCAGCGAGCCCGTGCTGGAGAGCAGCATGGCGTCCTTGACATGGCTGATAAGCTGGTCGTACGGCTTCGAAGCAGTCGCAGTCGTCATCATGGGCTCCTCGTTGGCGTTCTCACTTTCTCAACAGGTCGGCTAAACCCATCGCCCCGTCAACGCACATACTAGCGACCGCCACCCGGCACAGGCAACGCCATGACACACGACCTCTCTATTCTCGACGCCCTCGTCCTCCACGTACTGGGGCAAGGCACGCGCACGCGGTCTCAGCCTCGCCTGACGCCCCCCACCCCTGCCGCCTGTGAAGATCGGGAGGCGATCTCGCTGGCCCAAGGCGGACGGGCCGACGCCCGCGCGGCGCTGGTCCGCGAGTTGCAAGACGTTTGGTACCGCTACGCCTTGTCGATGCTGCGCAGCCCAGACCAGGCCAGGGACGCGACGCAGGAGACCGCGTTGCGTTTCCTCAAAGGCCTCAACCAGTTCCGCGGCGACAGCAAGCTCAAGACCTGGTCGCTCGGCATCGCCACGAACGTCTGCCGTGAACGCCGACGCCAGCGCCCGACCCTCGCGCTCTCCGAGACGCATGCCGAGAACACAGACCAAGCGCCCGGCCCGCGCCAGAAGGCCGAACTCAAAGAACAGCGCGACCGTCTGCTCGCGGTGCTGGGCGACCTGCCCGACCGCCAGCGCGAAGCCGTCGCATTGCGTTACTTCGAGCAGCTTTCGGTGCGAGACACCGCCGCCGCGATGGGCTGTGCCGAGGGCACCGTCAAGGCCACGCTCAGCCAGGCGATCCGGTCGCTGCGACGACGCATGGAGGCGGACAATGGCTAACTCGCAACCGCCGACACTCGAACAGATCGTCCGTGCGGCGCAGCGCGAACACGCGGCCGTGCAATACCCCGGCGACCTCGCGGCCGACCTCGGGCTGACCGACGACGCGCCGCGCGGCTGGCTGCGACGCTGGCGGCCCGCACTTGCGCTCTGTGCGGTGCTCGCCCTCGCGGCGGGCGGGGTCGGGCTTTGGGCTTTGTTGAGCCCCTCGCCAACGACACCGCCACAGCCGATCGCCGATGCCGTGCCCGAGTCGCCAGGGCCCGTCGCACCCAACCCGATGATTGAACAACAAAACACCGGCTCGGGCACCGCGGCCAACCCGATCACTGAGGTCACAATCACCCGCGAGCAGTTCGCCGCTGTGAAACAACAGGTCGCCGACATGCGGGCCGACGCCAAACGCACCGCCCAGGTCCGCCTCTCCCAGCTGCGTGCGACGGATCGGACGATGAAAACTTCGGTCTCGATGCAGCCGATCACCGGCTCCGCCGTCGGCCTCGCCGCCGTGCCCCGCATCTCTCTCTCACGCCCGAGCGGGCTCTCGCTGCCCGCCTATTCACCCTCCTCCTTTACAAAGGACTTGTCATGACCGCACTCACCCGCCGCCTCTACCCGACCCTGCTCGTCGCCCTC
The sequence above is a segment of the Phycisphaeraceae bacterium D3-23 genome. Coding sequences within it:
- a CDS encoding carboxypeptidase M32 — protein: MMTTATASKPYDQLISHVKDAMLLSSTGSLLGWDQEALMPKGGVEHRARQLAQLARITHQMGTDPRIEGWLSDCEADKSVMGEPTSIAAVNVREVREAYDKATKLPEALVVEISQTTSQAKHIWADARKQNDFAAFKPWLEKIVGLNLRKAECYGWDEAGGGEPWDALADNFESGMTAAQVSGVFVPLRERLVALLDDIRGSASGPSNAFNELKLPIEQQKAFVTDIAKAIGFDFDRGRLDTSTHPFCSGTHCNDIRLTTRFHEDNVNDALGSTMHECGHGIYEQGLLEEHIGTPMGEAVGLSIHESQSRMWENQVGRSRAFWVWCYPKLAEYFGDAIQGISEDDIYGGANIVTPGLIRVEADEATYNMHIMIRFEIERALLKGDLAVADLPEAWNAKYEEYLGVAVPDDARGCMQDIHWAMGAMGYFPTYTMGNLYSAQLYEQAKEELGDLDAMFAKGEFTPLRTWLNENIHAHGKRYKSAALCEKVTGKPLSADPLMRHLEGKLRPLYGLR
- a CDS encoding sigma-70 family RNA polymerase sigma factor, which codes for MTHDLSILDALVLHVLGQGTRTRSQPRLTPPTPAACEDREAISLAQGGRADARAALVRELQDVWYRYALSMLRSPDQARDATQETALRFLKGLNQFRGDSKLKTWSLGIATNVCRERRRQRPTLALSETHAENTDQAPGPRQKAELKEQRDRLLAVLGDLPDRQREAVALRYFEQLSVRDTAAAMGCAEGTVKATLSQAIRSLRRRMEADNG